The DNA segment TGAGCGTGACGGGGGCTGGGTGCGGCACTCACCGCATCTGATGGCCCGGCTCGCGGACGGCAGGGGTCTGCTTGCGGACTGCGCAGGGCACGGCGACATCTCTCCGCGCCTGTCCTGTCGGGCGGCGGTGATGGAGGCTGCCGCCGCGGCGGCGGGGTGGCAGTACCGGGTTCTGCGGCCCCCGGATCCGGTTCTGGCGGCCAATCTGCGCTGGCTGGCCGGGTACCGGCACCCCCGCTACAAGGGCGGAAAACTGGCCAGGCGCGCGGCCGAGGCATTCCGGCGGCCGCGGCCCCTGATCGAGGGGGTGCATGAACTCGGCGACCCGATCCAGGTCTTCCCGGTGGTCTTCCACGCACTGTGGCACGGCGACTTGTCGGCTCCACTCGGCGTGCCCCTGCACGAGCGGGTGACCGTGACTGCGGTTGCCCGAGGGCGGGGGCAGGGATGAGCGGCACGGTACTGGAGCCCGGAGCTCAGGTGCGCTTCGCGAAGCGGACCTGGACGGTCGTCATGCTGGAAGGCCTGTCCGTAAAGCTTATCGACGCGGACAACTCCGTCGCCACGGTCCTGGTGAACTACCTCTTCGCCGACCCCGACTTCGAAGTGGTGGGCTCCCCGCGGCGCAGCGTGCCGCCGTTCGGGCTCCTGGAGGAACTGCCGGAGCACGTGCGCGAGCAAGCGTACGCCTGGGAGCGGCACGTGCGCGAGGTGGAGACCGGGTACCCCGTTCCGGGACAGGACCAGGTGCCGCGGGCCGAGTTCGATCCGGCCCTGCGCAGCATGGCGGAGCGGGAGGAGGCCAAGGCCGCCGAGCTGACGGCGGCCGGGCAGCCGGCCAGTGCGGTGACGGTGCGGCGGATGCGGGCTCGCTACCGGGAGCAGGGCCTGTGGGGGTTGGTGGACGGCCGGGCTGCCCGGCGGCGCTCGCCGGTGGGGCGCGCGGACGAGCGAGTGGTCGCCGCGATCGAGCAGGCACTCCAGGCTCAGCGGGAGCGGTCGACCGGGACGCTGAGCCGGCTGCGGCGCACCGTCGGCTGGATCCTGGAGGACGCCCACGGCGCGGGGGCGGTGAAGGTACCGCCTGCCTCGACGTTCAACCGGCTGGTGCACGCCCTCGCAGACCGTCAGGGGCTGCTGGGAACCGCGGCGCAGCGGCGCCGTCATTCCTCACGGCCGGCTCCTCCGTTCACCCCGACGGTGGCGTTGCGGCCCGGTGAGCTGGTGATGCTGGACAGCACGCCTTTGGACGTGATGGTGGTCCTGACCGACGGGGTGGTGGGTAAGGCCGAGTTGACCATCGCGCTGGATGTGGCGACGCGCAGTATCTGTGCGACCGTTCTGCGGCCGATGGGCACAGGGTCGGTGGACGCGGCGATTCTGCTGGCGCAGATGGTGACGCCCATGCGGATGCGCCCTGGGTGGGAAGAGGCGCTGGCGATATCGCGGTCGGTCATCCCCTACGAGCGGCTGGTGTCTCTGGACGCGCGGCTGGAGGGGGCGGCGGCCCGTCCGGTGATCATGCCGGAGACGGTGGTCGTCGACCAGGGCCGGGTGTTCGTCTCCGCCTCGTTCGTCGCGGCGTGCGACAGCTTGGGGGTGTCGGTGCAGCCGGCGCCTCCGGCCAACGGCCCGGCCAAGGGAAATGTCGAGCGGATGTTCCGCACCATCGGCGACCGGTTCTCCCAGTACGTGGCCGGTTACACCGGCTCCGACGTCACTCAGCGCGGCTCTCACGTCGAGGACGAGGCGTGCTGGACGCTGCCGCAGGTGCAGGATCTGCTGGAGGAGTGGCTGGTCGCGGACTGGCAGCACCGTCGGCACGCATCCCTGCGACATCCTCTGGCCCCGAAGCTCGCGGTGTCGCCGAACGAGATGTGGGCCGCGCTGGTCGGCGTGACCGGCTATGTGCCGGTGCTGCTCAGCGAAGACGACTATGTCGAGCTCATGCCGGTCAAGCGGGTGGGCATCAACGATTACGGCATCCGCTTCGACTATCGCACCTACGACCATGAGGTCCTCAACCCGCACCGCGGGTTCCAGTCGACGGCCCCGGACGGAATGTGGGAGGTGCACCACAACCCTTATGACCCCCAGCAGATTTGGGTGCGGCTGCCTGGCGGGTGGGAGGAGGTGCCCTGGATCCACAAGGAGCGAGTAAGCCTGCCCTTCACCGACTTCACCTGGCGGCACATCCGCGCGACCGTCGAGCGCCGCGGCGACCGCGACGAGCACGAGCAACAGCTCGCCCAGGCCTTGGACCGTCTCCTGCGGCGGGCCGGTAACGGGGAAGGCACCCGCCGCGAGCGGACCGTCGCGGCACGCGCCAGCGCTGCAGCCTCCCTCGCCGGGCCCGCCCCAAACCAGCAGGAGCCGCCCGCCCCCCTCATGGCCCCGACCCTCTCCTATGGCCTGGTCGGCGCCTTCACCCCAGCAAGCCTGGATGCGCCCGACGACGAAGAGTTCGAGGACGGCTGGGACGAGGACGAAGACCCGCTCGGCACATCAGACGATGCAGGCGATGACCCCGCCGGAGACGAACACCCATCCGGGCGGGCCGCAGTCCCCCGCCCGTCGCGGATCTACGATGCCCGCCAGGAGGCAACCCAGTGGTAGCAGTCCCCGAGGCCGGTCCCGTCCCGGACGAGGAGCAGCAGATGGCGGCCTATGCGCCGCCGACCACGCGGGAGGGCTGGCAGCAGTTCGTCGGCACTCCCCCGCTGAAGCCCCCGCCCACCGGGGACGAGGACTGGTCGCTTAAGGAACGCCTGGACTACCACTCCCGGTTCGTCGTCCTGACCACCCCGGCGATGGAGCGCATCTCGCTGTCGGTGCGGCGGCTTATGCTCCTCAACCGCCGCCAACAGGGCACCGCGCGCCGCGGGCTGATCGTGTCCGGGCCGCCCACCACCGGCAAGACCACCACCCTGCTGGAAATGGGCCGTACCTTCGAACTCGCCGAGCAGCGCCGCCACCCCGGCCGCACCGACCGCCTGCCCGTGGTGTTCCTGGCGGTGCCGCCCGCCTCCACTCCCAAGATGCTGGTATCGGAGTTCGCCCGGTTCCTCGGCATCCCCATCGCGGCCCGGATGAACCAGGCGCAGATCACCGACGCCGTCTGCCACCTGCTGTGCCAGCTGGGCACCGCGCTGGTCCTCGTCGACGATGTCCATCTGCTCGACACCCGCACCCGGGCCGGCGCGGAGACCTCCGACCAGATGAAGCACCTAGGCGAGAGGATTCCGGCGACCTTCGTCTACGCAGGCGTCGACGTCGAGGCATCCCCCCTGCTGAACGGGCCGCGCGGCGCACAGTTGGCAGGCCGCTTCACCTTGGTCCGCAACACCGCCCTGTCCTGCGGCACCGCCGAACAGCGCGCCGTCTGGTTGGACCTGGTCACCGACATGGAAAACGCCCTGCACCTGCGCCGCCACACTGGGGGCACTCTGGCCCGGCACGCCGACTACCTCCACCAGCGCACCGGCGGAGTCATGGGAAGCCTCTCCCACCTCATCCGTGAAGCCGCCCTCACCGCTCTCCTCGACGGCAGCGAAAAGATCACCAAACGGCTCCTGGCCGGCATCCAGCTCGACATCCGCGCGGAGCAGCAAGCCCGCCCGCCCCGAAAACGCCTCCCGCGCCCCCGCAACAACGGCACTGGTTCCTGACGAGGCGGACCAGCGGTGAAGAAGACCACCAGCCCTTTGATGGAACCTGCCGTCAGGGATTATTCGCAGCCACCACAGCGCGAGCAGAACAAACTACCCTTTCACAGAGCGTCTTTGGGAGCGGTGCGTGTCGCTCCGCTGAACGGTGAGACGACGCTGTCGTTCATGAGCAGAGTCGCCTCCCGGTACAGGATCACGGCCAAAGAGCTCATCGGCGCGCTCGTGGACGTGGGGCGGCGGCCCAATCTGTTCACGGTGCGGCCCGACGGCGAAGTGGTCTTCAACGCCGAGGCCCGGGCGGTGGTCGCCGCTTTCTGCCGCATGCCCGAAGAACACCTGCACCGTGCCCTGCCAGCCTGGGGCAGGGACGTCCCTTCGAGCAGGCTCGGCAGCGAGCCGGCCGCCTGGGTCCGCACCGCAGCCACGATCCCGCCGACCGGCCCCGGATGCCGGGCCTGCACCGCGACCGCCACACGAGGCCGGGAGGAAGCACGCCGCTACCTGCTGCCGCACGGCCGGGTATGCGTCAAGCACCAGTGCTGGATGCTGGAAGCACCCGTCGTCGACGGGGCAGCGGCCGTCCCCGGGCAGCTGGACCTGCGGTATGTGCCGCAGAACGGGGCGGCCCAGCGCCGTCATGTACGGCTGCTGCGGCGCTCTGCGCACGCCGGCGAAGCATTCACCGTGGCGCAGGCAATCATGGCTTCGTGGTGGGACGAGCCTTGGCCGGAAGAGATCCTCTGGCCCGATCGGCTGCGGCTGATGGCACCCGGCAACGACCTCGCTTGGCGTGCAGCGGCGCGGGATGCGGTGACCTACCCCGAAGCCGTCACGCTGGCCGCGGCCCTCGCCGACCCGAGCCTGCAGCAGCGGCTACTCGATGACGCGGGGCGGCATCAGCCGCACGCGCTCGCCGATGTCCCCAGCCTCGTGGACGAACTGGCTCGGCGCCTTAAGCGGCCATGGATCGCCGGTCGCCTCAGCGCCCTCACGACAGGCCCGCTGAACGCCTGGGTACGCGCCTGCGTACGCACGCAGGCTGGGCACAAGCCGAAAACACGCAGCATGTGGCACGTCTCCCCGCCCCACCGGCCCGCACCGATCACCCGGCTCCTGGCCGAAACCCGACCCGTCGACGAAGCGCCCGGAAAAACGGAGTCGGAGGGGGCGCCGGCCCCAGACGTGGCCGAGACCGCCCAGGGGTTCGCGCGCGGCCTGCGCCACGCCCGCACCTACGCCACCGAACACGGCCACCTCTGCATTCCTTACCGGTACGAAAAGGACGGGTTCCAACTCGGCCTGTGGCTGGCCAACCAGCGCGCCGCAGGCCCCCAGCTCTCCCCCGAGCGCAGCCAGGCCCTGGCCGCTCTTGACCCGTGGTGGAATCCTGCGTGGAGCACACTGTGGCAGCGCATCTACCTGCGCGCACGACGGCTGCTGGACTCAGGCACCGACATCAGCCCCAAGCAGGGCTTCCCCGGCACCAGCGAGAATCTCGGCACCTGGCTGTACCAGCAGTGCCAGGTCTACAGCAGCCTCCACCCCCAGCAGCGCAGACTACTGGCACAGATCGGCATCAGCGCCGAAGCCGCCCGCCACGCACTGCCGCGGCGTCGCAACCTCGCCGAGGCCCGTGACCAGGGCCTGACCAACGCACGCGCCTACTGGAAGCAGCACGGGCACCTTTGTGCGAGCTCTGCTGATACGTACGCCGGCTTCCCCATCGGCCAATGGCTGACCAACCTCCGCGTACGCGCCCGACGCGGCATTCTCGATCCCGCCCTCACACAGCAGCTGGACGCAATGGATCCGTGGTGGGCACCGCCCTGGCCCTCCGACTGGCAGCGAGCCTGCTACACGGTGACCGAACTCGTCCGCTCCGGCCACCCCCTCGACCCCGAAAGCGCCTTTGCAGCCTTCAACGACGAACTCGGTCAATGGCTATACACCCAATGTGTGTCCTACCCCGGCTTGGCAGTGGAACAGCGCCGACAGCTCGCGGCCGTCGGACTGACTGAGCAGACTGTCCAAACCGCCCGCCCCAACCCCGCCACCCACAGGCCGTCCCTGGAGACCGGTCTCTACTACGCCCGCTCCTACGCGGCACTGCACGGCGACCTCAACGCATCACCCTCCGACCGGCACGAGGGCTTCCCCGTCGGAGGCTGGCTGGCCCGCCAGCGGCACCAGGCCGGCCTTCACACCGCCAAGTTCGCCGCACCCTACCCGGCCGACCCGCTGCTGGCCGCCGTCGACCCATGGTGGAACCCACCATGGAACGGGGACTGGCAGATCAACCACCGCGCCGCCCGCAAACTCGTCGAGAACGGGATCAAATTCCTCCCTGCACAAGGCTTCCCCGGCACCCCCGACTGGACTGGGCAGTGGCTCTACACCCAGTGCGTCGCCTACCAGAACCTCCACCCGGGGCAGCAACACAGGCTCACTCAACTCGGCATCACCGCCACCAATGCCCCCACCGCACGGCCCCGTCGCGTCACCCAGCAAGCATCATTCGACACCGGCCTTGCACACGCCCGCTCCTACGCCGCCCAACACGGACACCTCGCCGTGCCCAGAAGCGCGAACCACCACGGCTACCGGCTGGGGACATGGCTCGCCCACCAACGCAAGCGGGCTGCCAACGGCCGACTCCCCCACCACCGCGCCGAGGCCCTCGCCGTCCTTGACTCATGGTGGAACCCATCCTGGGGTCTACCATGGCAAGTCACCTACCATGCCGTCAGGAACGAGATCCACGGCCACGTTCTGAACGCGGCCGCAGGTTTCCCCGGACTTCCTCCAGCCGCCACCAGATGGCTGCTCACCCAGTGCATCAACTATGACGACCTCCACCCGGGCCAGCAGGAACTCCTGACCGGCCTCGGCATAACACCCCAGGACGCACACGCCGCCCGCCCCCAGCAGGAAACACGCACGCGCCGCAGAACCGGCGCCAGCCGGTCGCGCCCCACAACCGTCTCCTCGTCCATCGACGGCGGCCTGCCCTACGCCCGCTCCTACGCACACACTCACGGCGGACTCGGCACCGCCCACTACACCACCGAACACGACGGATTCCCCCTGGGCTGGTGGCTGTACGAGCAGCGCAAACGCGCCGTCGCCCACCTACGCCGCACTGGCCTGCCCTGGCCCCACGACACACAGCTCACCGCACTCGACCCATGGTGGAACCCACCCTGGCGGGTCTCCTGGAACCACAGCTATCACCAAGCCCACGCCCACCACACCGCCGGCCACGCCTTCCCCGGCACGACCACTAAATGGATCCGTACCCAGCAGCGCGCCTGGAATCAGCTCCACCCCCACCAACAACACCTCCTGAGCACCCTCGGCATCCACGAATCCACACCCCTGATCAGCTACAACAGCCGCCCAACGAAAGTGACCGGCCAACCAATAGAACTGACCAATGGACCTACGGCCACCCCGAAGCAGGAAACCCACAGCTCACAGACCCCGCCCAGCCCCAGCCCGCAAGCAACGTCAAGCCCCTCGCCACCACAGAGCACACCGCCAGCCCCAACCAGCCAACTGATCAGCCCAGCTCAACACCCCGGACACTGATCAGATTTAACGAGCCACGACAACGACGTCCCAGCGGGGCAGGTGGAAGTCGCGGTGGGCTTCGACGACCTTGTCCAGGGAGTTGTAGGTGCAGAACACGTTGAGCGGTCCCTGGGCGTCGGCGGCCTGCTGGGCCAGGTCGTCGGCGGTGTCGACCATGGTGAGGATGCCGGCCAGGTACGGGTCCGCCGGTTGGTCTGAGGAGCAGACACCGAGGTAGCGGCCGGGCCGTCCTTCGCTATGCCATTTCGCGGCGGTCTGCTCAAGGAGTCGCAGAGAGGGGACTGCCACCAGGGAAGCGCCTTCTGGGGCGGTTTCCTGGACGATGTGCAGGGCCACCAGGGTCTTTCCGGTGCCGGTGGCCATGTAGACGCTGACGCGGCGGTAGCCCTCGATGAAGCTGCTGGCGGAGGTGTCGACGGCGATTTGCTGGCCTCCGCGCAGGCGGGTCTTCAGGCGAGAGGCAGAGGCAGGGGCGGTCGCGGCCGGACGGAGGCGCGTCGTCGTGGCCATGGTCCTCCCCCGGTGATGGCGTGCGTGTGCACCTGGTTCCAGGGTGGAAGGGGTGTGCGGTGCTGTGGCAGGACGTTCGTACGGGTTCACCCGAACGAGTGCCGGCGCTCTTGACCGCACGCTGCCGGGCCGGTCACGGTGCCCAGGACAGCTTCGGCGGAAGGACAGCTGTGCTGGACGATCCCGGCCTGTACGGGCCTCGCAGGCCGCTGCCGCTGCGCGCCTGGCCGGTGGCGGGTGAGTCGACGGGGTCGTTCGTGAACCGGCTCGCACACGCCAACTGTCTGAGCCTGGCTGATTTCCTCGACCGGGTCGGGCAGGGCGAGGCATCCGTGGACCCGCTGCGGGTGGAGAAGTACCCGCAGTGCACCGAGATGTATGTGAACGAGACGGGGCTGCGCTATCTGTCTGTCCTGGCCGACCGGTCGCTGGGTCTTCTGCAGCAGGATCTGCCCAGTCTGGGCGCAGAGTGGCTGCTGGCAGGCGGGGAGGGGGAAGCGGCGGAGTGGAAGTGGCCCTGGAAGCCGCTGGCGGGACACCTCGTGCGGCACTGCCCGCCGTGCGGTGATGACCTGGATGTCGGCGAGCCGGTGTGGCTGATGTCGCCGGACAGCTGGCAGGTGTGCGCGCGGCACGGTTACTGGTCGGACGACTCCCGCGGGCGTGGTCCCGACTTCGTTCAGCTGGCCGAACTGCCCGAGACGATGACGGCGCACCGCGTGCGGCAGGAGCTGGCCGCACTCTGGGGGCCGGCCGGGGAGGAGTTGTTCGCCGACGCTTTCCAGGTCGCGGTGTACTGGTGGACGCGGATGCCGGACACCGTGTGCTGGGTGCAGCGGGCCTGGACGGCTGGGCTGGGTGCGCGGGAGATGCGGGCGGCCCCGCTGGTGATCTACCCGGAGGCGGCGCAGCTCGCGGGCGCCATGCTGGACTTCGAACGGGTGGGGCAGCGGGATGCGGCGGGCCGTGCCCGATGGCTCGCGGGCGTGGAGCAGTTGATGGTCCGGTGGGGGGTGGATGTGGCTGAAGGCCGTCAGGCGCTGCTGGTGTGGCTGGGGCGCCACCGTACGGGAGTGCCCGCCCCGTCCCGTCCGGCCGACCGGTGTCAACTGATGCTGGCGTCGGGGCACGACCGGATCGCGTCCCGGACCGGTTCGGTGAGCGAACGCTCGTGCCTGACCTGGCAGTTGGGCATGGCTGCTGCCGACATGTAGGCCGCATACGGGTGGAGGGCCACAACCGTACGGTTGTGGCCCTCCACCTGGCAGTAGCGGGGACAGGATTTGAACCTGCGACCTCTGGGTTATGAGCCCAGCGAGCTACCGAGCTGCTCCACCCCGCGTCGGTTCGCACCACCGTACGCCATGCTGGCAGACGCTGGAGACCATTGACTTGCGGGGTCGGCTTCTACGCGGCGAAGCCGATGTTTTTGACGTACTCGTAC comes from the Streptomyces sp. NBC_00820 genome and includes:
- a CDS encoding transposase, whose protein sequence is MSGTVLEPGAQVRFAKRTWTVVMLEGLSVKLIDADNSVATVLVNYLFADPDFEVVGSPRRSVPPFGLLEELPEHVREQAYAWERHVREVETGYPVPGQDQVPRAEFDPALRSMAEREEAKAAELTAAGQPASAVTVRRMRARYREQGLWGLVDGRAARRRSPVGRADERVVAAIEQALQAQRERSTGTLSRLRRTVGWILEDAHGAGAVKVPPASTFNRLVHALADRQGLLGTAAQRRRHSSRPAPPFTPTVALRPGELVMLDSTPLDVMVVLTDGVVGKAELTIALDVATRSICATVLRPMGTGSVDAAILLAQMVTPMRMRPGWEEALAISRSVIPYERLVSLDARLEGAAARPVIMPETVVVDQGRVFVSASFVAACDSLGVSVQPAPPANGPAKGNVERMFRTIGDRFSQYVAGYTGSDVTQRGSHVEDEACWTLPQVQDLLEEWLVADWQHRRHASLRHPLAPKLAVSPNEMWAALVGVTGYVPVLLSEDDYVELMPVKRVGINDYGIRFDYRTYDHEVLNPHRGFQSTAPDGMWEVHHNPYDPQQIWVRLPGGWEEVPWIHKERVSLPFTDFTWRHIRATVERRGDRDEHEQQLAQALDRLLRRAGNGEGTRRERTVAARASAAASLAGPAPNQQEPPAPLMAPTLSYGLVGAFTPASLDAPDDEEFEDGWDEDEDPLGTSDDAGDDPAGDEHPSGRAAVPRPSRIYDARQEATQW
- a CDS encoding TniB family NTP-binding protein encodes the protein MAAYAPPTTREGWQQFVGTPPLKPPPTGDEDWSLKERLDYHSRFVVLTTPAMERISLSVRRLMLLNRRQQGTARRGLIVSGPPTTGKTTTLLEMGRTFELAEQRRHPGRTDRLPVVFLAVPPASTPKMLVSEFARFLGIPIAARMNQAQITDAVCHLLCQLGTALVLVDDVHLLDTRTRAGAETSDQMKHLGERIPATFVYAGVDVEASPLLNGPRGAQLAGRFTLVRNTALSCGTAEQRAVWLDLVTDMENALHLRRHTGGTLARHADYLHQRTGGVMGSLSHLIREAALTALLDGSEKITKRLLAGIQLDIRAEQQARPPRKRLPRPRNNGTGS
- a CDS encoding helicase associated domain-containing protein, which gives rise to MSRVASRYRITAKELIGALVDVGRRPNLFTVRPDGEVVFNAEARAVVAAFCRMPEEHLHRALPAWGRDVPSSRLGSEPAAWVRTAATIPPTGPGCRACTATATRGREEARRYLLPHGRVCVKHQCWMLEAPVVDGAAAVPGQLDLRYVPQNGAAQRRHVRLLRRSAHAGEAFTVAQAIMASWWDEPWPEEILWPDRLRLMAPGNDLAWRAAARDAVTYPEAVTLAAALADPSLQQRLLDDAGRHQPHALADVPSLVDELARRLKRPWIAGRLSALTTGPLNAWVRACVRTQAGHKPKTRSMWHVSPPHRPAPITRLLAETRPVDEAPGKTESEGAPAPDVAETAQGFARGLRHARTYATEHGHLCIPYRYEKDGFQLGLWLANQRAAGPQLSPERSQALAALDPWWNPAWSTLWQRIYLRARRLLDSGTDISPKQGFPGTSENLGTWLYQQCQVYSSLHPQQRRLLAQIGISAEAARHALPRRRNLAEARDQGLTNARAYWKQHGHLCASSADTYAGFPIGQWLTNLRVRARRGILDPALTQQLDAMDPWWAPPWPSDWQRACYTVTELVRSGHPLDPESAFAAFNDELGQWLYTQCVSYPGLAVEQRRQLAAVGLTEQTVQTARPNPATHRPSLETGLYYARSYAALHGDLNASPSDRHEGFPVGGWLARQRHQAGLHTAKFAAPYPADPLLAAVDPWWNPPWNGDWQINHRAARKLVENGIKFLPAQGFPGTPDWTGQWLYTQCVAYQNLHPGQQHRLTQLGITATNAPTARPRRVTQQASFDTGLAHARSYAAQHGHLAVPRSANHHGYRLGTWLAHQRKRAANGRLPHHRAEALAVLDSWWNPSWGLPWQVTYHAVRNEIHGHVLNAAAGFPGLPPAATRWLLTQCINYDDLHPGQQELLTGLGITPQDAHAARPQQETRTRRRTGASRSRPTTVSSSIDGGLPYARSYAHTHGGLGTAHYTTEHDGFPLGWWLYEQRKRAVAHLRRTGLPWPHDTQLTALDPWWNPPWRVSWNHSYHQAHAHHTAGHAFPGTTTKWIRTQQRAWNQLHPHQQHLLSTLGIHESTPLISYNSRPTKVTGQPIELTNGPTATPKQETHSSQTPPSPSPQATSSPSPPQSTPPAPTSQLISPAQHPGH
- a CDS encoding DEAD/DEAH box helicase family protein, with protein sequence MATTTRLRPAATAPASASRLKTRLRGGQQIAVDTSASSFIEGYRRVSVYMATGTGKTLVALHIVQETAPEGASLVAVPSLRLLEQTAAKWHSEGRPGRYLGVCSSDQPADPYLAGILTMVDTADDLAQQAADAQGPLNVFCTYNSLDKVVEAHRDFHLPRWDVVVVAR
- a CDS encoding TniQ family protein; translated protein: MLDDPGLYGPRRPLPLRAWPVAGESTGSFVNRLAHANCLSLADFLDRVGQGEASVDPLRVEKYPQCTEMYVNETGLRYLSVLADRSLGLLQQDLPSLGAEWLLAGGEGEAAEWKWPWKPLAGHLVRHCPPCGDDLDVGEPVWLMSPDSWQVCARHGYWSDDSRGRGPDFVQLAELPETMTAHRVRQELAALWGPAGEELFADAFQVAVYWWTRMPDTVCWVQRAWTAGLGAREMRAAPLVIYPEAAQLAGAMLDFERVGQRDAAGRARWLAGVEQLMVRWGVDVAEGRQALLVWLGRHRTGVPAPSRPADRCQLMLASGHDRIASRTGSVSERSCLTWQLGMAAADM